A window of Streptomyces gilvosporeus contains these coding sequences:
- a CDS encoding amidohydrolase family protein, which produces MTAHHQGREPGPDHGAGLDLPPLVDHHCHGVLRYEPAPGTFAAYLTESDRPPAAGTTFFDTQTGFAVRRWCPPLLDLPAHCPPGDYLDRRRALGPDETRRRLLGATGIGAYLLDTGLPGDLTGPAETARAAGGTGYEVVRLEALAERTAIGARDAEEFTDALGTAIEDAARTAVAFKSVAAYRHGLALDPLPPPPHEVHRAVRDWMAAGLPRLADPVLLRHLVWQAVATGRPLQLHTGFGDPDLRLDHADPALLTDLVKATADTGTDLVLLHCYPYHRQAAYLASVFPHVYADVGLALTHTGPRATAVLAEFLELAPFAKLLFSTDAYGLPELYLVGSVLFRTALAAVLGDWTATGAWSAADARRVGAMIAADNARRVYGLDAATAAP; this is translated from the coding sequence ATGACGGCGCACCACCAGGGACGAGAGCCCGGCCCGGACCACGGCGCCGGGCTGGACCTGCCGCCGCTGGTGGACCACCACTGCCACGGCGTGCTCCGCTACGAACCCGCCCCCGGGACGTTCGCCGCCTACCTCACCGAATCGGACCGCCCGCCCGCCGCGGGCACCACCTTCTTCGACACCCAGACCGGCTTCGCCGTACGTCGCTGGTGCCCGCCCCTGCTCGACCTGCCCGCCCACTGCCCGCCCGGCGACTATCTGGACCGCCGCCGCGCCCTCGGCCCCGACGAGACCCGCCGCCGTCTGCTGGGCGCCACCGGTATCGGCGCCTACCTCCTCGACACCGGCCTGCCCGGCGACCTCACCGGCCCCGCCGAGACCGCCCGCGCCGCGGGCGGCACCGGATACGAGGTCGTCCGCCTGGAAGCGCTGGCCGAACGCACCGCGATCGGGGCGCGCGACGCCGAGGAGTTCACCGACGCCCTCGGCACCGCGATCGAGGACGCCGCCCGCACCGCCGTCGCCTTCAAATCGGTCGCCGCCTACCGCCACGGCCTCGCCCTCGACCCGCTGCCCCCGCCCCCGCACGAGGTGCACCGCGCCGTACGCGACTGGATGGCCGCCGGACTGCCCCGCCTCGCCGACCCCGTCCTGCTGCGCCACCTCGTCTGGCAGGCCGTCGCCACCGGCCGCCCGCTCCAGCTGCACACCGGCTTCGGCGACCCCGACCTGCGCCTGGACCACGCCGACCCCGCCTTGCTGACCGACCTCGTCAAGGCCACCGCCGACACCGGCACCGACCTGGTGCTGCTGCACTGCTACCCGTACCACCGCCAGGCCGCCTACCTGGCGAGCGTCTTCCCGCACGTCTACGCCGACGTCGGACTCGCCCTCACCCACACCGGCCCGCGCGCCACCGCCGTCCTCGCCGAGTTCCTCGAACTCGCCCCCTTCGCCAAACTCCTCTTCTCCACCGACGCCTACGGCCTGCCCGAGCTCTATCTGGTCGGCAGCGTCCTCTTCCGCACCGCCCTCGCCGCCGTCCTCGGCGACTGGACGGCCACCGGCGCCTGGTCCGCCGCCGACGCCCGGCGGGTGGGCGCGATGATCGCGGCGGACAACGCACGACGGGTCTACGGCCTCGACGCCGCCACGGCCGCGCCATGA
- a CDS encoding MFS transporter codes for MPTRSRIFADLTPLRTSPDYRRLWCGNTVSWMGQQMTALAVSLQVYALTHSTFSVGLVGLCSLVPLVVFGLYGGAIADTVDRRTLGLFSASGATVMSVVLATAALVGYHRVWLLYTVVALQAVCFAMNSPARSSMIPRLLPTEQLPAANALNSLTSNLGLMGGPMLGGVIVGLWGYQAAYLIDVAAFSASLYAMWRLPPMRPDKGDGARRRASVLDGLRFLATRPNLRMTFFSDMAAMVLAQPRALFPAVAVLWFAGDAKTVGLLVAAPAVGAVLGGLFSGWLGGIRRHGLAILVAVASWGAAIACFGLSRHLWLGLFFLAVAGCADTVSMVFRSTMLQAATPDEMRGRLQGVFIVVVAGGPRLGDFLTGSVADLTSPETAVIGGGLACVLTVTLLGLGRRAFARYDARDPQP; via the coding sequence ATACCCACCCGCTCCCGGATATTCGCCGATCTGACCCCGCTGCGCACCTCCCCCGACTACCGCCGCCTGTGGTGCGGCAACACCGTCTCCTGGATGGGCCAGCAGATGACCGCCCTCGCGGTCTCCCTCCAGGTCTACGCCCTGACCCACTCCACCTTCTCGGTCGGCCTGGTGGGCCTGTGCTCCCTGGTCCCCCTGGTCGTCTTCGGGCTCTACGGCGGCGCCATCGCCGACACCGTCGACCGGCGCACCCTGGGCCTGTTCAGCGCCTCCGGCGCGACCGTGATGTCCGTCGTCCTGGCCACCGCCGCACTCGTCGGCTACCACCGCGTCTGGCTGCTGTACACCGTCGTCGCCCTCCAGGCCGTCTGCTTCGCGATGAACTCCCCGGCCCGCAGCTCGATGATCCCCCGGCTGCTGCCCACCGAGCAGCTGCCCGCCGCCAACGCCCTCAACTCGCTGACCAGCAACCTCGGTCTGATGGGCGGCCCGATGCTGGGCGGCGTGATCGTCGGCCTGTGGGGATACCAGGCCGCCTACCTCATCGACGTCGCCGCCTTCAGCGCCTCCCTCTACGCCATGTGGCGGCTGCCCCCGATGCGCCCCGACAAGGGCGACGGCGCCCGCCGCCGCGCCTCCGTCCTGGACGGCCTGCGCTTCCTCGCCACCCGCCCCAACCTGCGGATGACGTTCTTCTCCGACATGGCCGCGATGGTGCTCGCCCAGCCGCGGGCCCTGTTCCCCGCGGTCGCCGTCCTCTGGTTCGCGGGCGACGCCAAGACCGTCGGCCTGCTGGTCGCCGCGCCCGCGGTCGGTGCCGTCCTGGGCGGGCTGTTCTCCGGCTGGCTCGGCGGCATCCGCCGCCACGGCCTGGCCATCCTGGTCGCGGTCGCCTCCTGGGGCGCGGCCATCGCCTGCTTCGGCCTCTCCCGCCATCTGTGGCTCGGCCTGTTCTTCCTCGCCGTCGCCGGCTGCGCCGACACCGTCTCGATGGTCTTCCGCAGCACCATGCTCCAGGCCGCCACCCCGGACGAGATGCGCGGTCGCCTCCAGGGCGTCTTCATCGTGGTCGTCGCCGGCGGCCCGCGCCTGGGCGACTTCCTCACCGGCTCGGTCGCCGACCTGACCTCCCCGGAAACCGCGGTCATCGGCGGCGGCCTGGCCTGCGTCCTGACCGTCACCCTCCTCGGCCTCGGCCGCCGCGCCTTCGCCCGCTACGACGCACGGGATCCGCAGCCGTAA